In Enterobacter cloacae, the following are encoded in one genomic region:
- a CDS encoding nuclease PIN, giving the protein MTDNDNNRTVPNALPVGYRFNEFEIKEVIGGGGFGIVYRAWDHQLERTIAIKEFMPSSLAVRGDDMTLVLRSERFGKAFSAGLNSFIQEARLLARFNHPNLLHVLRFWVQNDTAYMGTLFYSGTTLSRLREEKPELINETWIRRMLPMLFGAIKTIHDEGYLHRDISLDNIQIQDNGLPVLLDFGSARRTIGNLSDETETMLRPGFAPIEQYTDDNESEQGPWTDIYALGAVLRTLIVGSPPPVSVVRSIQDTCKPLVELMPQGYSIPLLQAIDRALALHMEDRPQSIDEFAALIEMPVAGIDDVLTAKKPGTMLVPVEDEVPASALDWRRYKIPAMIAAGVLVGVVTGAVLFGGGGHDVPDQTAQTPAETRPAEAAVQTPETKPQVAQASEQATPSATVEQSPPPVEASPIALVYIRMLDGETLKVNDEPKALRPATNGYASLKLPAGEFKIELEGSGKARTQTLDIAKPGTWLVNP; this is encoded by the coding sequence ATGACGGATAATGATAACAATCGGACTGTCCCAAACGCGCTCCCGGTCGGGTATCGCTTCAATGAGTTTGAAATCAAAGAGGTGATTGGCGGCGGTGGATTTGGCATCGTCTACCGCGCCTGGGATCACCAGCTCGAACGCACGATCGCTATCAAAGAGTTTATGCCTTCTTCGCTTGCCGTGCGTGGCGATGATATGACGCTGGTGTTGCGCAGCGAGCGCTTCGGCAAAGCATTTTCCGCTGGCCTGAACAGCTTCATTCAGGAGGCGCGTCTGCTGGCGCGTTTCAACCATCCGAACCTGTTGCACGTGCTGCGTTTCTGGGTGCAAAACGATACGGCTTACATGGGCACGCTGTTCTACAGCGGCACCACGCTTTCACGTCTGCGCGAAGAGAAGCCGGAATTGATTAACGAGACGTGGATCCGTCGCATGCTGCCAATGCTGTTTGGCGCGATTAAGACGATCCACGACGAAGGCTATCTGCACCGCGATATCTCTCTGGATAACATTCAAATCCAGGACAACGGCCTGCCGGTGCTACTTGATTTTGGCTCGGCGCGTCGCACCATCGGTAATCTCTCAGACGAGACAGAGACCATGCTGCGCCCGGGCTTTGCCCCCATCGAGCAATACACCGACGACAACGAAAGCGAGCAGGGACCGTGGACGGACATTTACGCCCTCGGTGCCGTGTTGCGTACTCTGATTGTGGGCTCTCCGCCACCGGTCAGCGTGGTACGCTCGATTCAGGACACCTGTAAACCGCTGGTGGAACTGATGCCGCAGGGGTATTCCATCCCGTTGTTGCAGGCCATCGACCGTGCGCTGGCGCTGCATATGGAAGACCGACCACAGTCTATTGATGAGTTTGCTGCCCTGATTGAGATGCCTGTTGCAGGCATTGACGATGTGTTGACGGCCAAAAAGCCGGGCACGATGCTGGTGCCGGTGGAGGACGAGGTACCTGCTTCAGCGCTGGACTGGCGACGCTACAAAATCCCGGCGATGATTGCCGCAGGCGTGCTGGTTGGGGTTGTGACGGGGGCAGTATTGTTTGGCGGTGGCGGGCACGATGTGCCAGACCAGACGGCGCAGACACCTGCAGAGACTCGCCCGGCTGAAGCTGCCGTGCAAACGCCGGAAACGAAACCGCAAGTCGCTCAGGCGAGCGAGCAGGCTACACCGTCTGCCACGGTGGAACAAAGCCCTCCGCCGGTTGAAGCAAGCCCGATAGCGCTGGTTTATATCCGTATGCTCGACGGCGAGACGCTGAAGGTGAACGATGAGCCAAAAGCGCTGCGTCCGGCAACCAATGGCTACGCGTCGCTTAAGCTGCCAGCGGGCGAGTTTAAAATTGAGCTGGAGGGAAGCGGCAAGGCGCGTACCCAGACTCTGGATATTGCGAAGCCGGGAACCTGGCTGGTGAACCCGTAA